The following proteins come from a genomic window of Nicotiana tomentosiformis chromosome 12, ASM39032v3, whole genome shotgun sequence:
- the LOC138902394 gene encoding uncharacterized protein — MAVSEYAIRFSELAHHVRVLVPTIRERVRRFIERIDYDIKIYKARELQTNSPFQQVVEIVRKIEGVSDEERESKEAKRSRRSGGFSGFYSSARTHYSGGSSSRLAQFAHQITRSALVYSAPPARDFYNDHCSYPTQAEYEHPRPQSGCYQCDCTTCIKRNAPALKETDLIRIFRLQALFQLILHVHSQLEVEDRREVGS; from the coding sequence atggcagtatcagaatatgctatcaggttcagtgagttagcccatcatgTACGtgtcttagttcctacaatcagagaacgggtccgtagattcattgagaggatcgattatgatattaaaatatacaaggctcgagagttgcaaactaattctccatttcaacaagtagtggagattgtaaggaagattgagggtgtttcaGACGAGGAAAGGGaatctaaggaggccaaaagatctcgaagatctggagggttcagtggattttactcttcagctaggacccattatagcggaggctcgagcagtcggttaGCTCAGtttgcacatcagattactcggagtgctctagTTTACAGCGCACCACCGGCACGAGATTTCTATAATGATCATTGCAGTTATCCGACACAGGCTGAGTACGAGCATCCACGACCTCAGAGtggttgttatcagtgtgattGTACCACATGCATCAAGAGGAATGCCCCAGCTTTGAAAGAGACAGATCTCATCAGAATATttaggctacaagctttattccagttaatactccatgtgcacagtcagctagaggtggaggataggcgggAAGTGGGTAGCTGA